Proteins found in one Pontibacter sp. SGAir0037 genomic segment:
- the ahcY gene encoding adenosylhomocysteinase — translation MIDTQLKYKVKDISLADWGRKEIRLAEAEMPGLMAIREEYGQSKPLAGARIAGCLHMTIQTAVLIETLVELGAEVTWSSCNIFSTQDHAAAAIAAAGISVYAWKGMTAEEFDWCIEQTLFFGEDRQPLNMILDDGGDLTNMVLDKYPELAAGIKGLSEETTTGVHRLYERMKNGTLPMPAINVNDSVTKSKFDNKYGCKESLVDAIRRATDVMMAGKVAVVAGYGDVGKGSAASLRGAGARVIVTEIDPICALQAAMDGFAVKRMIDAVKEADIVVTATGNKDIIKEEHFRSMKDKAIVCNIGHFDNEIDMAWLNGNYGHTKDVIKPQVDLYNIEGRDIIVLAEGRLVNLGCATGHPSFVMSNSFSNQTLAQLELWANAEAYENKVYTLPKHLDEKVARLHLGKIGVELDELTQEQAQYIGVEVEGPFKPEYYRY, via the coding sequence ATGATTGATACACAGCTTAAGTACAAAGTAAAAGATATATCGCTGGCCGATTGGGGCCGCAAAGAAATCAGACTTGCAGAAGCAGAAATGCCTGGTCTGATGGCTATTCGTGAAGAATACGGACAAAGCAAACCATTGGCAGGTGCACGCATTGCAGGCTGCCTTCACATGACAATACAAACAGCTGTACTTATTGAGACTTTGGTAGAGTTGGGTGCGGAGGTTACCTGGTCTTCGTGTAATATATTTTCAACTCAAGACCATGCTGCTGCTGCCATTGCCGCTGCAGGTATCTCTGTTTATGCCTGGAAAGGTATGACAGCTGAAGAATTTGACTGGTGTATTGAGCAAACGTTGTTTTTCGGTGAAGATCGCCAGCCACTTAATATGATTCTGGATGATGGCGGTGATTTAACTAACATGGTGTTGGATAAGTATCCTGAGCTTGCAGCCGGAATCAAAGGTCTTTCTGAAGAAACAACTACAGGCGTTCACCGCTTATACGAGCGTATGAAAAACGGTACCCTTCCAATGCCTGCTATCAATGTAAACGACTCTGTTACCAAATCTAAATTTGATAACAAGTACGGCTGTAAAGAATCTTTGGTAGATGCGATCCGTCGTGCTACAGATGTGATGATGGCCGGTAAAGTAGCTGTAGTGGCTGGTTACGGAGATGTAGGTAAAGGATCAGCTGCTTCTTTAAGAGGTGCCGGTGCCCGTGTTATTGTAACTGAAATTGATCCGATATGTGCGCTTCAGGCCGCAATGGATGGTTTTGCAGTTAAGAGAATGATTGATGCCGTAAAAGAGGCCGATATTGTGGTTACTGCTACTGGTAACAAAGATATCATCAAAGAAGAGCATTTCCGTTCTATGAAAGATAAAGCCATTGTTTGTAACATTGGCCACTTCGACAACGAAATTGACATGGCCTGGCTGAACGGCAACTACGGTCATACAAAAGATGTTATAAAACCGCAGGTTGACCTTTATAACATTGAAGGTAGAGACATTATTGTATTGGCAGAAGGACGCTTAGTAAACCTTGGTTGTGCTACTGGGCATCCGTCATTTGTAATGTCTAACTCTTTCTCAAACCAGACGCTGGCGCAGCTGGAGCTTTGGGCTAATGCCGAGGCATACGAGAACAAAGTGTATACTTTACCTAAGCATTTGGATGAGAAAGTAGCCCGTTTACACTTAGGTAAAATTGGAGTGGAACTGGATGAGCTTACACAGGAGCAGGCCCAATATATTGGAGTGGAAGTAGAAGGACCATTCAAACCTGAGTATTACAGGTATTAA
- a CDS encoding glycosyltransferase family 2 protein, whose amino-acid sequence MVFGISVIIPNFNGVHLFEHTLPTIKQALQNINKPSEIIIVDDCSTDGSIEFLRKNYSSIKVISKSENSGFSITCNIGVKAAAYDKVLILNSDVKLTPTYFESQLKYFNKADTFGVMGRIVGWDDEKIQDGAKLPSFHGAKLKTSGNYLLTDDTKMEEGLYSLYISGANAFIDRDKFLLLQGFNELFSPFYSEDVDLSLRAWRLGFKCYYDYNSVCRHQATTTIKKKCRKNYIQTIYNRNKMYLHALHLEGLTKFLWFLQLFLELLFRLLSLKWHYAKSLYLFLNTQEEIAKSKNQFNMLAQNLKSRKTLKEINNFILSNLKDKELINLKGIKFRV is encoded by the coding sequence ATGGTTTTCGGTATTTCTGTGATAATTCCTAATTTCAATGGTGTTCATCTTTTTGAACACACCCTACCTACTATAAAACAAGCTTTACAAAATATTAATAAGCCATCGGAGATAATAATTGTAGATGATTGCTCTACTGATGGCTCTATAGAATTTCTCCGTAAGAATTACTCTTCTATTAAAGTAATATCAAAATCAGAAAATAGTGGTTTTTCAATTACATGTAATATTGGTGTAAAAGCAGCTGCTTATGATAAAGTTTTAATATTAAATAGTGATGTAAAATTAACTCCTACCTATTTTGAAAGTCAATTAAAATATTTCAATAAAGCTGACACCTTTGGTGTTATGGGAAGAATAGTAGGCTGGGATGATGAAAAAATACAGGATGGTGCAAAGCTTCCTTCCTTTCATGGCGCTAAACTTAAGACATCTGGTAATTATTTACTCACTGATGATACTAAGATGGAAGAAGGTTTGTACTCTTTATACATTTCAGGAGCAAATGCATTTATAGACCGGGATAAGTTTTTACTACTTCAAGGATTTAATGAGTTGTTTTCTCCCTTTTATTCAGAAGATGTTGACCTTTCGTTAAGAGCTTGGCGCTTAGGTTTTAAATGTTACTATGACTACAACAGTGTTTGCAGACATCAAGCAACAACTACTATTAAAAAGAAATGTAGAAAAAATTACATTCAAACGATTTATAATCGTAATAAAATGTATTTACATGCTCTGCATTTGGAGGGGTTAACAAAATTTCTATGGTTCCTTCAGCTTTTTCTTGAGTTACTCTTCAGACTCCTATCTTTGAAATGGCATTATGCTAAATCCTTATACCTGTTTTTAAACACACAAGAAGAGATAGCTAAATCTAAAAACCAATTCAATATGCTTGCACAAAACCTTAAAAGTAGGAAAACTTTAAAAGAGATTAATAATTTTATATTAAGCAATTTAAAGGATAAAGAACTAATAAATTTAAAAGGGATTAAATTTCGAGTTTAA
- a CDS encoding DUF4397 domain-containing protein has product MKKLLRPLLLILLPALALSSCNDDDTTEPTVYQAQVMAVHASPDAPGVDLLVDDVKVNSSALVYPNNTNYLEVPEGTRNIKVNAAGTSTSVIDADLDLERNKFYTIFAADMLSEIKPIVLEDDLTMPASGQSHVRFVHLSPDAPAVDVAVQGGPVLFSNRSFESATAFTPVAGGTYNLEVRPAGSTDVVLSVPNVQLQAGKIYTIFARGFLTPPNGNNDALGAQVIVNR; this is encoded by the coding sequence ATGAAAAAACTCTTAAGACCGTTACTTTTAATCCTTTTACCAGCACTTGCATTATCTAGTTGTAATGATGATGATACTACAGAACCTACTGTTTATCAGGCTCAGGTAATGGCTGTGCACGCATCCCCTGATGCTCCCGGTGTAGACTTACTGGTTGATGATGTTAAGGTGAACTCAAGTGCATTAGTTTATCCTAACAATACAAACTACCTGGAAGTACCTGAAGGCACACGTAATATTAAAGTTAATGCTGCTGGCACTTCAACCTCTGTTATAGATGCAGACCTGGATCTGGAGCGTAATAAGTTTTATACGATATTTGCTGCGGACATGCTCTCAGAGATAAAACCCATTGTATTAGAAGATGATCTAACAATGCCGGCTTCAGGTCAGTCGCACGTACGTTTTGTGCATTTATCTCCAGATGCACCGGCCGTTGACGTTGCTGTACAAGGAGGTCCGGTTCTATTTTCAAACAGAAGTTTTGAATCTGCAACGGCCTTTACACCAGTAGCTGGAGGAACTTATAATTTAGAAGTGCGTCCGGCCGGTTCAACCGATGTAGTTTTATCTGTACCGAATGTACAACTACAAGCCGGAAAAATCTATACGATATTTGCAAGAGGATTTTTAACACCTCCAAACGGTAATAATGATGCGCTTGGGGCACAAGTTATTGTAAATAGATAA
- a CDS encoding glycosyltransferase family 2 protein has product MKVSGFTFVRNAVKYDYPIIEAITSIIPLCDEVVVAVGNSDDGTLELIQSIASPKIRIIETVWDESLRIGGRVLAVETDKAYAAIAPDADWAVYIQGDEIMHEDYLNNVREAMLRYKDDPQVDGLLFKYRHFYGSYDYEGDATSWYRREIRVVRKRNDIYSYLDAQGFRKGQNQKLRVKLIDAYIHHYGWVREPRALQQKYENSRKFWHSDEWIEEHIVKAEQFDFSDIEPIKLFEGKHPAVMHERIARKNWSFSRDLSKKHYRFKDKFKLFVERLTGYRPFEYKNYKIV; this is encoded by the coding sequence ATGAAAGTTAGTGGTTTTACCTTTGTGCGTAATGCCGTAAAGTACGATTATCCCATTATAGAGGCTATCACATCTATAATCCCTTTATGTGATGAGGTGGTAGTGGCAGTAGGCAATTCTGATGATGGTACATTAGAGCTGATACAAAGTATCGCTTCCCCTAAGATTCGAATAATTGAGACAGTGTGGGATGAGAGTTTGCGCATAGGCGGGAGGGTATTGGCTGTAGAAACGGATAAAGCTTATGCTGCAATAGCTCCTGATGCTGATTGGGCAGTTTACATACAGGGCGATGAGATAATGCACGAAGATTATCTGAATAATGTTCGTGAAGCAATGCTACGGTATAAAGATGACCCACAGGTAGATGGGCTACTCTTTAAATACAGGCATTTCTATGGCTCTTATGACTATGAGGGTGATGCAACCAGCTGGTACAGACGTGAGATACGTGTAGTTCGTAAGAGAAATGATATTTATTCTTACCTGGATGCCCAAGGTTTTAGAAAGGGGCAAAACCAAAAGTTACGGGTAAAGCTTATTGATGCATATATTCATCATTATGGTTGGGTAAGAGAACCACGAGCCTTGCAGCAGAAGTATGAAAACAGCCGTAAGTTTTGGCATTCAGATGAATGGATAGAAGAGCACATTGTAAAAGCGGAGCAATTTGACTTTTCAGATATAGAGCCGATTAAATTGTTTGAAGGAAAACATCCTGCTGTGATGCATGAAAGAATTGCGAGAAAGAACTGGAGCTTCAGCCGTGACTTGAGCAAAAAACATTATAGGTTTAAAGACAAGTTTAAGCTATTTGTTGAACGATTAACAGGGTACCGACCGTTTGAATATAAAAACTACAAGATTGTTTGA